One region of Coleofasciculus sp. FACHB-T130 genomic DNA includes:
- a CDS encoding Npun_R2821/Npun_R2822 family protein: MKNGIYLLANDKVYDQVVALLNSIKANYSQNIPVCIIPFNEKTDLIEKEIVKRNNVFLFENKKSIEKWENFITEVHKIYYTSLSEIKIKKTEVLNMHRKYCAFDGPFEKFIYLDSDTLVFQPLDHVFSKLEKYDFVVHDFQRKTAIKKGTISNFLEVFKDVYESEDALAERIHCAGFWGSKQNLIDEKDLDIFIKELANNEVKIFGEWLSEQRILNYMTLKKRFDLYNFTLDEKSEYKTGVCVTSPHFKEKNHILFDQEKRLTYLHYMGVKNDRFERLCRVAQLNFPLKNIYIKLSDKLLDWQISSIPYKNVFLYYRFLHETGKN; encoded by the coding sequence ATGAAAAACGGCATATATTTATTAGCAAACGATAAAGTTTACGATCAGGTAGTTGCTTTGCTTAATAGTATAAAGGCTAACTATAGTCAGAACATACCTGTGTGCATAATACCTTTTAATGAAAAAACAGATTTAATAGAAAAAGAAATTGTTAAAAGAAACAATGTTTTCTTATTTGAAAATAAAAAATCTATAGAGAAATGGGAGAATTTTATTACTGAAGTCCACAAAATATATTACACAAGTCTATCTGAAATAAAAATCAAAAAGACAGAAGTTCTAAATATGCATAGGAAATATTGTGCATTTGATGGACCTTTTGAGAAGTTTATATATCTTGACTCCGATACATTAGTCTTTCAACCGCTAGATCATGTATTTTCTAAGTTAGAAAAGTACGATTTTGTAGTGCATGATTTTCAGAGAAAAACTGCTATAAAAAAGGGTACAATTAGCAATTTTCTTGAAGTTTTTAAGGATGTATATGAATCAGAAGATGCCCTTGCTGAACGAATTCACTGCGCTGGTTTTTGGGGATCAAAACAAAATCTTATAGATGAAAAAGATTTAGATATTTTCATCAAAGAACTTGCCAATAATGAAGTAAAAATCTTTGGGGAATGGCTGAGTGAGCAACGTATCTTAAACTATATGACATTGAAAAAAAGATTTGACCTTTATAATTTTACTTTAGACGAAAAGTCTGAATATAAAACAGGCGTATGTGTAACATCTCCTCACTTTAAAGAGAAAAATCATATTTTATTCGACCAAGAGAAAAGACTAACTTACTTGCACTATATGGGTGTTAAAAATGACCGATTTGAGCGTTTATGCCGAGTGGCACAGTTAAATTTTCCTTTAAAAAATATTTATATAAAGCTTAGTGATAAGTTATTAGACTGGCAAATCTCAAGTATTCCCTACAAAAACGTATTCCTTTATTATAGATTTTTGCATGAAACCGGAAAAAATTGA